Genomic DNA from Gemmatimonadota bacterium:
ATGCGATGCTCTCTGACCGCCCGTACCGGAAGGCCCTGGCTGTCTCCGCCGTTCGCGAAGAGCTACATGAGCATGCCGGCAAGCAGTTCGATCACCGCGTTGTGAGGGCCATGATGACCGCGAATGTCTTGAGCGACTACGCGGATATCATGCGGCGCGGTCGCGAAGCCACTGAGGTCGTCGAGCAGCACGGTCTTCTCGCCACAATGCCGCTGCGTCCGGCGGCTCGGAAGCCCAAACCCGGACGTTGGACTCGATCCGCACGGCTGCCGGTGCGATAGTAGTTCCGGAGCCAACGGCGACTCGGTCTCTAGCTGGTCCGCTCGCGCAGCCGGTCGAGCCAGGTCGCCCTCGTGTGGAGTCGGAGGTCGTGGGCGACTTCACGGGCCTCCTCGATCCTCTCCAACTGAATGCTTTCCCCAATTCGGGCGGCGAGCTCCAGTTCGATCACTCTGACCTTCAACCACGCGTTGAGCATCCTTGGGAATAGTTGCGGTTGGTCCTCCCGCAGGATCTCGAGCGCCGCCTGATGCCTGCCCCTTCTGGTTAGCAGGGCCGCCTGGAATCTTAGGATCAGGCTGGGCTGGAAGTACCAGTACGGTGGTATCACCAATAACTCCTCGAATCGTCGCGCCTCCGACAGACGCCCCTGCTCCAATGCGCAAATGCCGAGGCCGGCGTACACCATACTGGCGTAGTGGGGGGCGGGGTCCGAAGAGAAAGCATCACGAAGGTCGCGATACTGTGACTCCGCGTCGGTGAAGTCGCGTCTTAGCAACGCCAGTTCTGCGAGATTGAGATGATGGTTCGTCGATGGGCGCTGAAGGTCGGCGCCGGAGAGAAGGGGGCCTGCGCGCGCCAGGGACTCTCCTGCTTCATCGAGGTCTCCGACGTCCAGTTGAAATGCTGCCACGTTTCCTTCAATCGCGAACCGCCGGAATCGATCTCCGCTTCTCTCGGCGAGCGTACGTGCCTCAGCGATGAGCCTCCGGGAGGCCGGAAGGTAGAGTCGAGCCGAGTAGTGGAGAATCGCAATTAATCGGCACTGTACCGACAGTAGATGGTTCTCGAGTCCGTGCTTCCGAGCGATCTCCACCGCCTTCTCTCCCCGGGCTACGCCGTCGTCCGAGTCCCGGAACAGGATGCTCATGCCGAGACTCGCGTTGATGAGGCAAGCGGCTTCGTGAGACCCGACGCCATCTACCGTAGCCATTTCATCGAGAAGGGATCTCACCTTCGGCACGTCCCCCTGTGCGTGCCGCAGGTGCAGCTCCACGTCCAGTGCCAGGGCCAGAGCCTCCCAATCCTCGCCCACCCTAGCCTCGTCCTTCACGTGAGTCAGGCGATCGATAAGATCCAAGACAGGCGTCGCGCCGTTCTCGGCCAGCCCTTCAACGCGTAAGATCTCCATGCGGCGCGCGGTTGGGCTGTCCCCTACCTGTCGGAGACGCGTTGCCGCGAGCTCGAGCATTGGATTCGCGCGAGCCATCTGGCGATCCATGTGCAGTGCCTTGGCCAAGTCGGCGGTAGCGGATGCGCGACGGACAGGGTCGGTCTCGTTCTGAACGACGATCTCGAAAAAGTGGGCCGCCGAGACAACCGCCCCACTCGCGAGAGCTTCCGTGGCGGCAATCCCAGCATAGTGGATCGCTCGCTCCGGCTCCCCCGCTTCGGCGAAGTGGATCGCGAGCTCGCCGGGGAGTTCCGAGGCGTCGAGGGCCTCCATGTGCGTGCCGACCCTGCCGTGCAGCAAGGGCCGACGGACATCACCGATGTGTTTGTAGAGGGCACTCCTGAACAGCTCGTGCGAGATGCTGATTCGGTCGCGATCGACTACCACGAAGTGCGATCTCTGCAACTCCTCAACCCGATCGACACATTCATCGAGCCCGAGCTCGGTGAGTTCCCCGAGGTCGGTGAGCCTCATGGGGCGCGCCCGTACCGCGAGCACCTCCGCCACCCGGGTAGCCCCCTCTGAGAGATTCCCAATCCGTGTGTCGAAGATCTGGCGCAACGAGATGGGAATGGGGATGGTCTCGAGGGTCCGCTCCGGCAGGGAAAGTCGTCCGGCGACGAAGTCCTTGGTCACCTCAGTCAAGTAGAACGGATGGTTCGCTGCCAGGTCGCACAGATGTTCTCTGGTGACCTTGTCCAGCGGACGATCCGCGATGTGGTCGACGAGTCGGCGGGCGTCTGAGTCGTCCAGTTCGGAGAGGTGGACGGTGCGCACGCTGATCCCGTCCGACTCCTGGATGAGTACGGATAGAGGATCGCCCTTCCGAACCAGCTCGGGACGGATCGCCGCGACGACTCCCAACGGCCCCGACTCCCAGCGTCTCTGCATGAACTGTAGAAGCGCGATGGTTGTAGGGTCGGCCCAATGGATGTCGTCCAGGAAGAGCAGAGTGGGGCTCTCCTGAGCGAGCCGATCGAACAGCATCCAAAACGCATCGAGTAGGCGACGGGAGAGGCTACTGTCTTGCACGTACGGGATCTCCCCCGGCGGACCGTCGATCCAGCTAGCTGGGAGGAAGGAGCTGATCACCGCGCTCCAGGGATCGCCAAGGGCTCGGAGATGTGGCCGCAGGTCGACACTCGAGAGCGCATCGATGATCGGATTGAGAGCGATCTTGCGTTCCAACTCGACAGGCCGGGCGTGAAGACACCTGAACCCTTCTAGGATCGCCTTCGTCCGAAGCTCCTCCATGAGGCGTGTCTTGCCGATGCCTGCCTCCCCGCTCATTAGGAGAAGAT
This window encodes:
- a CDS encoding AAA family ATPase, whose amino-acid sequence is MSRARSDKVLTRVELFGGPVARIRDEEITFSPHQMALVALLFGHRDGRISRAEVIWLIWAVDDGPVPRQKLRQLLSDVHHRMRTRVVENNADPLQPDASVTSSDLPDFLQSLSDGRLLDAAETLQLGFAARLSPTSAPLADWLEARRLSLANRLRRAAASAWDEGVKIDDWESAHDAAEALYLLAPNDVPALEKVIEARARIGRTASAEAAYASHVESLAPNTTGSDRLSRLMVRVRTLTGARFSVGPTAPIVPLIGRSTQLAEACRVFQRVRSGNLDLLLMSGEAGIGKTRLMEELRTKAILEGFRCLHARPVELERKIALNPIIDALSSVDLRPHLRALGDPWSAVISSFLPASWIDGPPGEIPYVQDSSLSRRLLDAFWMLFDRLAQESPTLLFLDDIHWADPTTIALLQFMQRRWESGPLGVVAAIRPELVRKGDPLSVLIQESDGISVRTVHLSELDDSDARRLVDHIADRPLDKVTREHLCDLAANHPFYLTEVTKDFVAGRLSLPERTLETIPIPISLRQIFDTRIGNLSEGATRVAEVLAVRARPMRLTDLGELTELGLDECVDRVEELQRSHFVVVDRDRISISHELFRSALYKHIGDVRRPLLHGRVGTHMEALDASELPGELAIHFAEAGEPERAIHYAGIAATEALASGAVVSAAHFFEIVVQNETDPVRRASATADLAKALHMDRQMARANPMLELAATRLRQVGDSPTARRMEILRVEGLAENGATPVLDLIDRLTHVKDEARVGEDWEALALALDVELHLRHAQGDVPKVRSLLDEMATVDGVGSHEAACLINASLGMSILFRDSDDGVARGEKAVEIARKHGLENHLLSVQCRLIAILHYSARLYLPASRRLIAEARTLAERSGDRFRRFAIEGNVAAFQLDVGDLDEAGESLARAGPLLSGADLQRPSTNHHLNLAELALLRRDFTDAESQYRDLRDAFSSDPAPHYASMVYAGLGICALEQGRLSEARRFEELLVIPPYWYFQPSLILRFQAALLTRRGRHQAALEILREDQPQLFPRMLNAWLKVRVIELELAARIGESIQLERIEEAREVAHDLRLHTRATWLDRLRERTS